Proteins encoded within one genomic window of Rhinolophus sinicus isolate RSC01 linkage group LG14, ASM3656204v1, whole genome shotgun sequence:
- the UBL4B gene encoding LOW QUALITY PROTEIN: ubiquitin-like protein 4B (The sequence of the model RefSeq protein was modified relative to this genomic sequence to represent the inferred CDS: substituted 1 base at 1 genomic stop codon), translated as MFLTVKLPLGQRCSLNVSGQESVAMLKRLVLKPLXVAAEQQPLLFRGQLPADDRCLSDYCIGPNASIKVIMQPLEKTAPEQLLQPQPQPLWDQLARVLAKHFGPQDAKAVLRLLRQEHEERLLRQEHEERLRRISLEHLEQLARDLLMGEPVAEPAEEREPEAVGSESPDEEERADQ; from the coding sequence ATGTTCCTCACGGTCAAGCTGCCTCTGGGCCAGAGATGCAGCCTGAATGTGTCTGGGCAGGAGAGCGTGGCCATGCTGAAGAGGCTGGTGTTGAAGCCACTGTAGGTGGCTGCGGAGCAGCAGCCCCTGCTTTTCCGTGGCCAGCTTCCGGCTGACGACAGGTGTCTCTCAGACTACTGCATCGGACCGAACGCCTCCATCAAAGTCATCATGCAGCCCCTGGAGAAGACGGCACCCGAGCagctcctccagccccagccccagcccctgtggGACCAGCTGGCCCGGGTCCTCGCCAAACACTTTGGGCCCCAGGATGCCAAGGCAGTGCTTCGGCTGCTGAGACAGGAGCACGAGGAGCGGCTGCTGAGACAGGAGCACGAGGAGCGACTGCGGAGGATAAGCCTGGAACACCTGGAACAGCTGGCACGGGACCTCCTGATGGGGGAGCCAGTCGCGGAGCCCGCAGAGGAGAGGGAGCCTGAGGCTGTGGGCTCGGAGTCCCCAGACGAGGAGGAGAGAGCTGATCAGTAA